The following nucleotide sequence is from Komagataeibacter medellinensis NBRC 3288.
TTGACGAAGGCAACAATCACCCCTTTTGGTGGCCGAATAGTCCAGCAGGATCTCGGACGGGCTGAATGCGTTGACCGAGGCCGTAGCAATGATCGCGCCGCCCCGTGGCATGAACGGTATGGCGGCCTTGCTCAGGTAGAACAGGGCGTAGATATTGGTGCGGAAAGTCTCGTCAGACGGCTCGTCGGTAATGTCGAGTCCGGTGGGCTGGTGGCGCTGGCGGCCAGAGCCACGGTAACTGGTCTCACCATGGTCGGGGCGCGGCATCATCTTGCCCGCAAGGCCGGGCCATGGCTGGGACTGCTGGAGAAAGGGCGGACGGGGATAGACGCCTTCGGGGGCCATGTCCGCCGCCTGCACCCTGCCCGCAGCCGCGGCACCGACAAGACCGGCTGCAACGTCCGCCGGAACGGTACGGCGGGAAGAAGGGGGCATGCTGTCATCTGGCATGGAGGTGCACCTGTCCTTTACATGACAGAACTGCCTGTCCGCCCCACGGTTGCATGGATATGGACCTGCCAGCCCCCCAACAGCCCAGCGCGATCAGGGAAGAGCCGCGATACCGGTGATCTCGACCTTCCAGCGCGGATCAGCCAGACGGGCTTCCACTGTGGCGCGGGCCGGTTTGCTGGCGGGGTTGAGCCAGGCATCCCAGGCGCGGTTCATCGCGGTCATGTCATTCATGTCGCTGAGAAAAATCTGGACCGACAGCAGGCGTGCGCTGCTGGTGCCCGCTTCGGCCAGCAGAGCATCGATCTGGCGCAGGATGTCAGCCGTCTGTCCTTCAGCATCAAGGCTCGGGTCATCGGCGACCTGCCCTGCCAGATAGACAGTGCCGTTATGCACAACGGCGCCGGTCAGGCGTTCCTCGGGTTGCAGGCGTTTGATTGTCATAAATGTTAAGTTCCTTGTGATGCATCCGTGTGCGCCCGCAGGGATAACGGATCGGGTGCGACATGGAAACGATGCGTCGTATCGAAAAAGCGCGCATGCGCCACCAGCTCACGCACCAGTATTTTCAGGTACGCCACGCACCATCCCAGATCAAGACGGATAGACAGGTTGCCCACCCGCCCTACCTGCGCCCACACGTCCGCCAGTGTCCTGATCGAGAAGTTTGTATGATTATTCTGATGGCAGGGGTA
It contains:
- a CDS encoding RidA family protein, with the translated sequence MTIKRLQPEERLTGAVVHNGTVYLAGQVADDPSLDAEGQTADILRQIDALLAEAGTSSARLLSVQIFLSDMNDMTAMNRAWDAWLNPASKPARATVEARLADPRWKVEITGIAALP